A stretch of DNA from Alteromonas gilva:
ACCAGAAAGCATATTAAAATCAGGGTGACCTGAATAAACAAAAAGGCCTTGAGTTCAGGGTCTTGCCAGTAGCTTTTAATATTGCGCCCACTCGCTGCCGCGTAGTGCAGTGAGAAATTCAGCGCCGCAATCAACAGAAATACCGCACACACCGCATTTACCACCGAGCTGTCAAAATAACCGAGGCTGGCATCGTGGGTAGAAAACCCGCCAATGGCGATGGTCGAAAACGCGTGACAAATGGCATCAAACCAGTTCATGCCCGCCAGCCAGTAAGCCAGGGTGCACGCGGTTGTCAGCGACAAGTAGATATACCACAAGTGTTTGGCCGTATCGGCAATGCGGGGGGTCATTTTGGAATCTTTTACCGGCCCGGGTGTTTCTGCGCGATAAAGCTGCATGCCCCCTACCCCCAGGATCGGCAGAATTGCCACCGCGAGTACAATGATCCCCATACCGCCAAGCCACTGCAGCTGCTGACGGTAAAACTGTACCGAGTGAGGCAGAAAGTCGATGCCTTCGATAACGGTAGCCCCCGTCGTCGTCAGCCCTGAAAACGATTCAAAAAACGCATCGGTAACCGTCATTGACGGTTGCTCAAGCAAAATAAACGGAATAGCACCAAAACTGGCCAGAACAGACCAAAACAGCACAACAATTAAAAAGCCTTCGCGAGCGCGTAAATCCTGGCGATGATTACGGTTTGGATACCAAAACGCGCAGCCGGTAAGAATGCACATTAAAAACGCTAAAAAGAAGGGTAAGCCACTACCGTCTTCGTATAGTAGAGAAACGACCGCTGGCGGGATCATAGTTACTGAAAATAACGCAACCAGTAGACCCAAAATACGAATGATAGCGCGATAATGCATTATAGTTTTTAGCTTTTATAAA
This window harbors:
- a CDS encoding TrkH family potassium uptake protein; translation: MHYRAIIRILGLLVALFSVTMIPPAVVSLLYEDGSGLPFFLAFLMCILTGCAFWYPNRNHRQDLRAREGFLIVVLFWSVLASFGAIPFILLEQPSMTVTDAFFESFSGLTTTGATVIEGIDFLPHSVQFYRQQLQWLGGMGIIVLAVAILPILGVGGMQLYRAETPGPVKDSKMTPRIADTAKHLWYIYLSLTTACTLAYWLAGMNWFDAICHAFSTIAIGGFSTHDASLGYFDSSVVNAVCAVFLLIAALNFSLHYAAASGRNIKSYWQDPELKAFLFIQVTLILICFLVLVFHSHYSTAEEALDQAVIQAVSISTTAGFATTDFANWPSFLPILLIFSSFIGGCAGSTGGGLKVIRVYLLFLQGRREIDRLIHPKAVYSVKLGERAMPDKVVEAVWGFFSAYAIVFVVIMIGLIATGLDNITAFTATAATLNNLGPGLGSVAGTFADVSDGGKWLLVTAMLFGRLEVFSLLVLFSPTFWRG